In the Bacteroidota bacterium genome, CAATTGGAAAAAGCAATTGCAAATACCCGAAAAGAAATGGAAAAAGCTGCCAAAGAGTTGGATTTTATTAGCGCTGCCCGTTTACGTGATGAACTTTTTGGATTGGAAAAAATGGCAGGTAAAAAGAAACAAGTTTAAACTGAATGGCAATAAATTTTATAACTTTGAGTTAACACTATTAATGTAACCTTTATTATATCTGTTTAGTATACTAATTATTATTAATACAAATATTTAGAAACAATGAAAGCAGCAACAAAATCCCTAGCAGTTCTTATCAGTTTAAGCTTGATAATTGGAACAATTTCATCTTGCAAGAAAAAAGATAAAGAAGAAGCAGAACCAGAATTGGATTCACAAACTAAGCAATTCAATGACGATGCAAATAACTATAAATCTGAATCGGATGAAGTTAGTGATGATATCAACAATTTTATAAAGGATGTACCTGCATTTGGTCGGGTTTCAGGAACTGCATCTAGTCCGATGTGTGGAGTAACTGTTGACTCTTCTCAAATAGCTCAGAAAATTTTGATATTTAACTTTGATGGAATTACGCCTTGTTCAAGTCCATCACGAACAAGAGCAGGTCAAATTAAGGTTCAACTTACCACCGGTGTGCATTGGAGCGATGCAGGTTCGGTGCTTACAGAGACTTTTATTAATTTTAAAGTTACCAGATTAAGCGATAACCGTTCAGTAACCATTAACGGAGTTAAAAAAATAACCAATGTTAATGGAAATGACTGGTTAGGATTTTTGGCAGGAACAGCAAAATTAAAGTACCGCGAACGTGCCCTTAACGTGCAAGTTAAATTTGACAATTCTCAGGTTGCCACCTGGAATAGTGCACATACACACGAATGGGGATATACACCTGCTAATCAACGCATCGAATTTAAAGCCGATGGTGATACTAGTTTGAATGGTTTTAACACAGTAAGTGCATGGGGTGTTAATCGTTTTGGTCAAGCATTTACAACCAATTATACAAGCCCATGGTCATCGAATAGCTATTGTGGATTTTGGCGTCCGGTTTCGGGTGGTTTAGTACATCATGTAAATAATTCGGATTTTACTTTAACACTTGGCGTTGATCAAAATGGTAATGCAAGTACACTAAATTGTGCTTATGGTTTCAAAATTACCTGGACCACAGGAAATAGCAATGGTAGTGCAGTGTTTAGTTATTGATAGAATTTTTTCATACTGTAAAAGCTGTCTTTAATAGACAGCTTTTTTTTTGAATAAGTGTTTTCAAGATAAACGTTTTTTTTACCAAAGAACTTGATTCATTGTAGTTAAGGTAAACTTAATAGAAGAAATTCGACCGATAAAACTATTTTTCAATTCAATCGATTAACTTTGTGCGTAAATAAACAATGAACCGAAATAAACCATTAATACTACTTTTCATTTTACAGCTGTTGTGCATTGCTTCACTAAAAGCGCAGTGTATTTATATAAATGAAATACTCATTAATGGTCCAGGTAGTTGTGATGGTAGCTGCAATCCGAATACTGAGGAATGGACAGAATTATATAACGATTGTTCTACACCTGTAAATATTGGGTGTTATGTGCTCACTGATGGTGAATTTACTGTTACAATTCCGGCAGGTACTATTTTAGCTCCCTATGATTATTATGTAATTGGAAGCAACAATTCGGGTGGAGTTGTAGATTTAAACTTGGCTACTTGCAATTGTACTTCTGGAACTTTAGTTGGAACATACAGCAACTCTGATGAACAAGCAATTTTAGTAAATCCATCCGGTGTTATTGTAGATGCTGTATATTGGGGAGTTGGAGATTTTCCTGTAACTATTTTATCTACACCAGTTGGTAGCTGTGCAGCAGTAAATATTAATGTTCCTAGCCCTGGTGCTAATTTTAGTCAATTAACTACCGGAGGAGCAAATGGTTGTAGTATGGCTCGCGACTGCGATAGTAATCCTACTTGGGTTACTCGATGTGGTTCGGCAATATCAATTAACTCGAGTAATGGTTCGGTTATTCCAAAATTTTCGTGCAGCGATTCAACTATTTGTCCGGGTACTTGCATTAGTTTTACTGACCTCACAAGTGGTAACCCGAGTAGTTGGAATTGGACTTTCGCCGGCGCCACTTCGGCTACAAATAGCTCATCAATTAAAAATCCAACGAATGTGTGTTACAATACACCGGGTAATTTTCCGGTAACTTTAGCGGCTACTACGATTTGTGGAAGCATAACGGTTTCGATGCCCGCTTTTATACATGTTACAGCTTTACCAGTTCCAGTGATAACACCTGCAGGACCGCTAAATTTTTGCACCGGTGGATCTGTAGTATTACAATCGAGTACAGCCTTAAATTATCAATGGTACTTAAACAATACTATTATTGCCGGAGCTACACAACAAAATTATACTGCAACACAAGCTGGAAGTTATACGGTTAAAATTAAGGATGGTACCTGTACTTCAACCTCTTTGCCAATTGTTGTTGTAGTTTCTGCTCAGCCCATTGCTAGCATAACCGTGAATGGCGCAAGCACAATTTGCGCAGGTGGAACAACTTTACTGGAAGCCGGGAATGGTTTTACATCCTATCAATGGCTGCTTAATAATGCCCCCATTGCCGGTGCACAAAGTGCAAGTTACTCAGTTTCTGTAGCGGGCGATTATAGTGTAATTGTTGGTAATTCGGGAGGTTGTACCGATACTTCAGCTAAAACAGTAATAAATTTTTCTAGCGGATTTACAGTAAACATTAACGCTACCGACACTGTTTTTTGTGAAGGAAAAAATGCAACTTTATCAATTGGTGGAAGTTTTCCAAACGTACTTTGGTCGACCGGACAAAATACAACAAGTATTGCTATTAGTGACAGCGGTAAATACAGTGTGGTTGTTTCAAATAATGCAGGCTGTTTTGGTAGGGATTCAGTAAAAATTAAGGTTGTTCCTTTACCTACTATTCATGCTGGAAATGATACTATAGGCGATTGTGCCAACGGAATTATGCTGCATGGAAGCGGTAGTGGTTCTATTTTTTTGTGGTCGCCTGCTGAAACATTAAGTAACCCAAATATTCCCAATCCGATAGCTACCCCAACAGAAACCACCACATATTTGCTCACTGTGACCGAAAACAATTGTACTATTTTGGATGAAGTTACAATTACACTCGATTGTGGTAATTTGTATTTGCCTACTTCCTTTTCACCGAATGGCGATGGAAACAATGACGTTTACAAAGCTATAGGGAACAATGTAAGTAGTTTTGACTTACGCATTTTTAACCGTTGGGGAGAATTGGTTTTTATTAGTACAAACGTTGCTTTGGGTTGGGATGGAACCTATTTAAATGCTCCTGCGGCTGAAGGAGTTTATGTTGTAAAAGTCAAAGCTTTTAATCCTTTAGGCAAATCGTTGTTTGAAGAGAAGGAAAAAAAATCTACTATAACCTTATTTCGTTGATTTTAGCGAATTATAGGGTTTACATAAAGTTTGATTAGTTCATAATTTAGTTATCATGAAACATTTTATAGAAACAAAAACTTCTAAATCAAGTTTGAGAACTACTTGCATCCTATTGTTTTTAATGCTTTTGATTGGTACAAGATTCCACTTAATGGCTCAATCAAAAAGTAGATTTCCTCAAAAATTAGTGAATCAACAATTGCAAACAGCCTGTAAAAATGGAGCAAACACTGCTTCTTGTCCTTCAACCAAAAATGAACTACCCTCCCATTCACTGCAATCTTTATTGAAAATAAAAGAACAACAGGTTTCCATTTTACAAAGTGTCCCAAAAAGCAGTTCTGCACAAAATAAATCCTCTGTAATTGACACTTTGGTGGTTGGTTTTATTCCAAACGATACTGTTGTTATAACCGGCAATTTTACACATACAGGTCCTATTTATGTTTTTAATGATGGGGTACTTTATTTTAAAAATGCAACGGTAACAAACGTTGGTGAAATTTATGTTTTTGGCCATGGTAAACTATTTGCCGACTCTTCATCACTCACATTTCCACAGAACTATTTTTATGAACGCTCTTTACTAGTTGTTCAAAATGGTTATTTACGAATGCAAAATTGTTCACTGAATTACAGTGGCTATTCACACAATTTATTTTTAGCAGATAGTGCCGTTGTTGAAATGACATCTATACATCAAAATGATTTTACAACTTGTGGATTATTTGGAAGCCCCAATTTACGCATTGATGGATGTAACTTAACCGGAGAATACATTTTATTTGGGAATTCAACTACGCATTTTTCTCATGCCGACACCTTATTGCTATGGCATCATGTGCCGGATAGTGCTCAACTAAATTATTCTTTTCCTTCAGGAGATACTGTTTTGCATTTTCAGTTTAATTCAAGTATTCCCGGCATAAACGGAATTAATCATTCAGTAACTGTTGATACTTGCAGTACGGTTTGGTGGGGATTAATGCCGGTAAATGGGTCAGATGTTACCATTACAAATTCAAAAATCAGAGCTATAGGTGCATGGTTTGAAAGAGGAGATACAGCTTCAATAAACGGTTTGTACAATAATTCTACTTATGTAAACTTCGTGATGCCGGTAAACGATCGTAATTTGCATTTAATAACTTGTACCGTTCAAACCTGGAGTTTATATGTTTTTGATTCATCCCGGGTATCTATCAGCAATTCTCAATTGGGTGAAGTTGGCTGTCAAAAGCAATCATCGGTACTTTCAAATCAGTTTATTTTGGATGGTAGTGGAGGATATTTTTGGGCAACCGATACCAGCTTTATAGTAGCAAATAATGTAACTGTTTACTCAACGGTGAGAAGTGAAAAAAATGGAATATTTATTTTGGGTTACAGTTGGTTACCTTTTATGCCTCCAATGGCCATAGGCAATAGCTTAATGGTGTGTGTACAAAATAAACTAGTTCAAGATCCTATTGCTTATGATAATAGTAATGCATGGTTGTTAAACATTGCCACTCCTGATACCGCTTATACCGACACGACACTGGCAATAATGGGTTCGGCTTGGCTCGATCAGGGACCACAAGGAGGATGGATGGATTTTAGTAAGTACAGTGTTTCTTTTCAAGCTTTAGGAGGATCAAATTGGTTGCCGATAGTAAGTGATTCAACTACAGAAATTCGCACAAGCGTACTTGCTAATTGGGATTTATCGAGTTTAAGTCCGGGTGTTTACTTATTACGATTAAGTTCTTTCAATAATTTAGGAGACAGTATCGAATGTGTTAAGGCAATAACAGTGTTACAAAACACTGTAGAAACAGGCGAAAATTTCTTTTCAGAAATTCGTTGCAAAGTTTTTCCCAATCCTACAGATGAGCTAATTCAATTCGAAATTTCAACGGCTTATCCTGTAGCAATTGAATTATATGTATACACAGAATTAGGAAAACAAGTTGTTTCAAAAAAGTACAAACTTGAATCAGGAACTAACAGAATCGAACTAAAAAATAACCTTGTTTCTGGAAATTACTTTTACACAGTTCGAGGGAATAAAAAGCAAAGCCAAGGAAAAATTACGGTTTTTTAAGGCCGCCTAGTTTTCCTTTTGGGGATTCATTAAGTTATTGCTATTTATAGCCATCATTTCTTTCATGGTGCGTTGCATATTTTCGGGACTTCCATCAAGAAAAATAAAATTCCCTTTTCCGTTTTCAGCAAAATGCTTGATAGATTCTGCCCACATCGAAAACAAAATTACAGAAGTATCCATGTTAGCTTGCTGCATTTCTTTAGCTGCTGAACTCATACCTTTTGCCACCTCTTCACGAAACAAAGCAACTCCTTGTCCACGCAATTGAGCAGCTTGGCGTTCAGCTTCGGCAGCAATTTTTATTGCATTTCCTTCAGCTTCTGCAGCTTTGGTTTTAGTAATGAGCAATGCCTGACCTTCGTTTTCGGCAGCGGCTTTTAAATTATTACTGGCTACTACCTGGGCCATGCTACGCATAATTGCCTCATCAAAAGTAATGTCGTTGAGTTGCAAATCAATTAAATGATATCCCCAGCCTTCTAAGGTTTGATCAATTTGCTCTTTCACATCTTCCACAATTTCTCTACGCAATGAAAGTACTTCTGATTGTTTTTTAGTAGCCACAAAACCCCGAATACTTCCTTCAACGGTTCGAATCAATGCCTGCATCAAATTGCGTTCATCTAAAAATTTAAATGCAACATTTTTTATAGTTTCTTCATTTTGATTCAGTACAGCATACAGTAACATGGCTTTAAAATACACGTTCGCCTGATCAATAGTAGTTGCTTGAAACTCTAGTTCAACCGAGCGATTCTGAATAGTTACACGTTTATTAATTACTTCCACGAACGGAATTTTCATATTTAAACCCGGTCCGAGTATACGTCGGTATTTTCCAAAAATTGTCACAACGCCTATTGTACCTTGCTGTATGGTTACAAACGACAAAAACAAAATTGCAAGAATAAGAATAAGTGTAATCGCAGATAGTAGTTGCATGGTTTGATTTATTAAATTTTATTTAAAGATATACTATTTAAGCTGGAAATGTAGATTAACATTGTGATCATTCATAAGATTCAAAAAGTTAATTTCATAATAACTTTTTGAATTTACTATTTCTGTTCTCAAACTTCCAATCAATCCATAAAATTAATATTCTCTTAAAACTTTTGAATTTATTCTCCTATTTTTTAAAAACACTATTTACTTTTGAGTAAATAAAAGCCTAACTCACATTGCTAAATTTGAATTAAATTGCAAGATGCTTCTTTGATAAATCTTGGA is a window encoding:
- a CDS encoding T9SS type A sorting domain-containing protein gives rise to the protein MAQSKSRFPQKLVNQQLQTACKNGANTASCPSTKNELPSHSLQSLLKIKEQQVSILQSVPKSSSAQNKSSVIDTLVVGFIPNDTVVITGNFTHTGPIYVFNDGVLYFKNATVTNVGEIYVFGHGKLFADSSSLTFPQNYFYERSLLVVQNGYLRMQNCSLNYSGYSHNLFLADSAVVEMTSIHQNDFTTCGLFGSPNLRIDGCNLTGEYILFGNSTTHFSHADTLLLWHHVPDSAQLNYSFPSGDTVLHFQFNSSIPGINGINHSVTVDTCSTVWWGLMPVNGSDVTITNSKIRAIGAWFERGDTASINGLYNNSTYVNFVMPVNDRNLHLITCTVQTWSLYVFDSSRVSISNSQLGEVGCQKQSSVLSNQFILDGSGGYFWATDTSFIVANNVTVYSTVRSEKNGIFILGYSWLPFMPPMAIGNSLMVCVQNKLVQDPIAYDNSNAWLLNIATPDTAYTDTTLAIMGSAWLDQGPQGGWMDFSKYSVSFQALGGSNWLPIVSDSTTEIRTSVLANWDLSSLSPGVYLLRLSSFNNLGDSIECVKAITVLQNTVETGENFFSEIRCKVFPNPTDELIQFEISTAYPVAIELYVYTELGKQVVSKKYKLESGTNRIELKNNLVSGNYFYTVRGNKKQSQGKITVF
- a CDS encoding gliding motility-associated C-terminal domain-containing protein, whose translation is MNRNKPLILLFILQLLCIASLKAQCIYINEILINGPGSCDGSCNPNTEEWTELYNDCSTPVNIGCYVLTDGEFTVTIPAGTILAPYDYYVIGSNNSGGVVDLNLATCNCTSGTLVGTYSNSDEQAILVNPSGVIVDAVYWGVGDFPVTILSTPVGSCAAVNINVPSPGANFSQLTTGGANGCSMARDCDSNPTWVTRCGSAISINSSNGSVIPKFSCSDSTICPGTCISFTDLTSGNPSSWNWTFAGATSATNSSSIKNPTNVCYNTPGNFPVTLAATTICGSITVSMPAFIHVTALPVPVITPAGPLNFCTGGSVVLQSSTALNYQWYLNNTIIAGATQQNYTATQAGSYTVKIKDGTCTSTSLPIVVVVSAQPIASITVNGASTICAGGTTLLEAGNGFTSYQWLLNNAPIAGAQSASYSVSVAGDYSVIVGNSGGCTDTSAKTVINFSSGFTVNINATDTVFCEGKNATLSIGGSFPNVLWSTGQNTTSIAISDSGKYSVVVSNNAGCFGRDSVKIKVVPLPTIHAGNDTIGDCANGIMLHGSGSGSIFLWSPAETLSNPNIPNPIATPTETTTYLLTVTENNCTILDEVTITLDCGNLYLPTSFSPNGDGNNDVYKAIGNNVSSFDLRIFNRWGELVFISTNVALGWDGTYLNAPAAEGVYVVKVKAFNPLGKSLFEEKEKKSTITLFR
- a CDS encoding SPFH domain-containing protein; the encoded protein is MQLLSAITLILILAILFLSFVTIQQGTIGVVTIFGKYRRILGPGLNMKIPFVEVINKRVTIQNRSVELEFQATTIDQANVYFKAMLLYAVLNQNEETIKNVAFKFLDERNLMQALIRTVEGSIRGFVATKKQSEVLSLRREIVEDVKEQIDQTLEGWGYHLIDLQLNDITFDEAIMRSMAQVVASNNLKAAAENEGQALLITKTKAAEAEGNAIKIAAEAERQAAQLRGQGVALFREEVAKGMSSAAKEMQQANMDTSVILFSMWAESIKHFAENGKGNFIFLDGSPENMQRTMKEMMAINSNNLMNPQKEN